Below is a window of Poecilia reticulata strain Guanapo linkage group LG8, Guppy_female_1.0+MT, whole genome shotgun sequence DNA.
atataaaaatctgAGCCGATATCGATATCCGATAGCCAATATTTAccattgttttatatttctctaCCCTGTTGACAAAGTAAAATGGCCACCCTGCTGACAATGCTTCTTAGCTTTCCCACAATCCTACACTGCATCAATATTACGTGATCAAACAACTAGCCTAGCCTTCACATAATGAATCACAAACGGCAACAAGATAGATATAAATGCCAGTTGTTAATATTGGCCAAGTTTTACCTATTGAACTGATACAACAACGTTATCAGCCTAACTGTTTATATCCTGACTTGTTATCAGATTTTACTGAAGAACAGTTTGGACTGACACTAAcacactttttttctgcttctttctctttttgggttttatttattaaaaaaaacaacaacatagaaataaaatggtggttcctaaaaaattataaaaaattctTGTAGCAGATATTTACCAAAAATTATAACAGGTCATTGTAAAACACTAATCTATACAATGTTCATGTTATAAAACCCTGATTGTCATTAGCTTGGGAAAATATAACGTTATTGATTACATTTGATTGCATTTCCTCTTTACATGTGAAACTGGGTGGTTTAtgtatattttctattttaaaccaatcatttttgttttcctgttttagaaaTATCTAACTTCATATAGagaaattttatgtttaaattatgatgtttgatttaatgttaGATAAAACATAAAGTCTCATTTGAGTACTATAAACACATCTGAAATAGTGATAGATTTCTACGATAAGGAAAACACTTTTATAGgtaaaattttgcatttaaaattctACTTTTGGGAaatttaaattagcattttattttcccaagtttttaaaatccttttcgcatttgattaaaataaagaaatatttaaagaataaacATAAAGTTCAATCCAGAAATTGAACAGCATTTTTCAGGAACgacaattttgttttcaattctATGTTAATAATGACTAACTTATCAATGGTTTGACTTGATTCATTTGAGCTTCCATTCCGTTTGAGACTCACCAGCAGAGGGCTCCAGCAGATGCAGGAGGTGACCATGATGCCAACCAGCTGGACCACCATCTCTGTGTCATGAGACCTAGCAGAGAACCTCTGGGAACAGGAATTCTTCTTTAGCCGCGCTCTAATGAGCGTCATCCCACTGATGGTGTTGCAGATGAAGGCCAGCACAAGAGAGCTCAAAGCCAATCCAGAGAACAGCATCACGAAGGTCAGATCTTTGGCATTTGTGTCCATCACCTTAATAAAGCACCAAGTACCCGGGTACTGGTAAGTGTAGTCCCCTAGTTGGAAAACGGGCAGCAGGGCCACGCATAGAGCCAGGAACCAGATCATAGACAGGGCTATTTTGGTCCGTGCTGTTGTCACCAGCCGGGCGTGCAGCAGAGGCTTGGTGACGCCGAGGCATCGCTCAGCAGCCATCGCACAGCCCAGGAAGAGCGGGCACAGCCCGAAGAACACCAGGCACCCTCCCAGAAACTGACAAGGGCTGTCTGGGTCTCTCGGACCGTCCAGGGACGTCAGATTGGCCGTTGAGTATCTCCTCAGCACCAGTCCCCCGGAGACCACGTGTCCCGTGAGGTCCGTGACCACGAGGGAGCTGGCAAACAGCAGGAATGTCGCCTTGGACCGCCGCCGGAAGCGGGTGTAGGCCTTGATGAGAATGATGAGGGCCACCACGTTGAATAGGATGCCCAGAGTCATCGTGAGGCTCGCAATGATGGGGTTCGAAGGAACGCTGTTATACGGGCAGTCCACTTCGGGTGCCATGGTGCTGCTGTTGATGTTGGAGTTGAATCCTGAAGAGTTGGAGTCCGGTTTAATCTCCATGACAGCTGGGTTCCGGGTTTCATGTGGTTCCTTTAGGTGAAGCAACACTGACATGGGAGAAAGATAAAGCGTTAGCGTGATAAGAGTCATTGGATGTTGTACAGTATCAAGGCAAGACTTCCTTGTTTTTGTCTACACAGATTGGATTAATCTGCACCCAGAGGAAGGTAGAGTTGCCAAAAATTGTATTCAAGTAAGAATGGCAATACTTCAGcctatttttactcaagtaaaagtaaaaagtacttaTACAAGACACTgcaagagtaaaaatgtatttggaaaAAAGGTAACTAAATTACTGAATAACTGATCGGAACATCAAtcgtttaatattttaaaattactccTATAGGTGTATAAGATAGTAAATATTTGGCAAAAATTGCCAAAATATGCCAAATATTAAAATTCTTTGCCATATTTCTTATATGGCAAAAATATAGTTATGTGGAAATGTGCTAAACCAAAAAGGatataattcataaaaataccTGAATTATAAATGATCAAACTCAggctaaagaaatatttttcaaaatcaacttctttcaatatacatttttaagaaaaactgcaggtttaaataaactttattcagTGTTACTGAAACTGGGTAAAGTTCCCAAAATTTGTCTGAagtgatacttcataataaagttactcaagtaaaagtacagcatagtaaaaatactcttaaaattTACTCCAGCATTGCAACTAAGTAAATGTAGCTATGACCCAACTCTGTCTGCGCCCCTCTGTTAAAGCTACTACCCTGTACTGTAATCTATTTTCAATAACAAATGTTCATTAACAACAAAACCCAACAGAGAGATAAAGTATTGATTTCCAATGCAGGGTGTCACAAAATACAAAGCTTTTCAAAAACTTACTGAAGAAACTCTGCTGCCGGTGGGCTTGTGGTCAATGACATCACTAGAGGCACAAGAACTGAGCTGATCTACATTCAATAGCAAACGCTGCAGTGGACAAGTGGGTTTTCACAGATTTCGACACCGATTCTGAAGCATTAGAGTTTGAGTTTGCTATGCTCCCGCAGAGTGAACTCAAACTTTCACTAAACCGCTTCCCAGCTTTTTATTGTTGGCAAATTTCCCTGAAAGTCAGGCAGCGTTCCCACCTATTACTTAATGTTTGCTGCATCTGTGCTAAGTACAAGAAAACATATTCAAAACAGGAATATGATCTGAAAGTCTGtgagaaaagagggaaaatatGGAGCTAAACTGGGGCCATAAAGTTTATTAAACTTGTTTTGAacgtgaaaagaaaaacatttgaaactgaaaaaatgttctaaagctgaagaaaagatttgaaagttaaaacttattttcaagctgaaaaaaaataaactgagggaaaaagaggatttgaaaacaaaacaaaatttattttatgaagttggagaaaaaagtttagaaactgaaaaacaaatttgaaactggacaaaaagttgaaactgaaaagtaatttttaacttatttcagctgaatattttttccagtttcaaatcatctttttagtttcaaaatataattgaagaaaaaaaaaactttatggtcacaatttagctccatagaaATCAAAAATCATACAAATGTATGTACTCGAAAGAACTTTTATGATTTATCTTGTGCCTTATGTGATGCATAAGGCACAAGATAAACCTGTGGAAACCTGTTTTTGGGAGTGTAGGGTTTTATCttaattaaattgattttacaGAGCAAATAGCTTTAATCCCTCAGTAAAACCTCGACCTTCCAGTCTTTTGAAACACAAGCCACATTGAagttaaaagacagaaaatgtcgACCATCAGGACGGATAGGACACACGTCCAGAGGCGAAAATATCACCAACTACAACCCCACCCTCTTCATTGCCACCTGCACTTAAAGCTTtccagcatttttgttttcttcacagaaaaactaaaacagttctctctctctctctcctttttggCCCTAAGACCTGTCGATGGTATCACAAACCTTCAAAACCTCGAAGGTTTTGAAGGTTATCACCTTCAAAACCTTCAAGGTTTtgataaacatttgtttttttgtcttaaaacttttttgtcttaaaaaaacaaatgtcttgtttttttttaagacaaacaagacatttgtctttaaaaaaaaaaactaaaagtaagtTGTTTTCGGAGCACTGtgcgagtttttttttttcttcataaggAGGGAATCCTGAACAAGTCCCGACAGCTATGCTGCTGAGCACAAAGCACACATTCCATTAAAATGCAGCAACGAACTGCAGAGACAGGAGTacagcaataaattaaaattcagtCCACAATGTCAAGCAAATTatatttctattcattttttgCAAGAgcaatttcaaattttttctcAATAGAATTCAATATTACAACttctttctttaatgtttcattagaatatattttttaatattgctgTAACACTCGTAAGACGCWTTCTCgtgacatccatccatccatacattttctttacacccttgtcacttagtggggtcgggagcaTTCTCGtgacatatttaaattaaataccttgcgttaaaaaattaacaaacgGGATAAAAGCGGTAAAACTCAATTTTCTTTGGGAACATTAGcattaaatacagtttttttttcttaaaaggagaaaaaaaaaaacccataaactTGAGTAGTTATTTCACCTaccatgtaaaaataaaatccatggAGATGGACTACTGATGGGGAGTTTGACAAGTCCGTTGAAATGACCAAAACTAGCGCCGCTGCTCTCTCAGGAACTCAGTGAATCCAGGTTTTCCAGAGATGTCCCGGAGTGAAACAAACCGTTTACCTGAAGCGTCTCCTCGTTAGGCGGCAGAAATCCCTCTCCGCTGGACACGCAGCTTACCCGGATGCACCGCACGAGCGTGTTTGGTGTTCGTGTGGAGCTGACCGGCCTTTTTATACTCCGCAGCTGCAGTGCGCTCCCATCGCCTGTGGGTGTCTCCGTCACTGAAAAGCCCCCaattctcccccccccccaggcCAGGCAGACACTTTGTGAGTTATGTGGATCAAACAGCCAGGTAGGGAGACGAATGAATCCTTAAAGTCCATCTAACTCTAACTTCACCTCTCTGATAATTATACACAAACCTCTTTAGCTATAAACCCTTAATGCTGAGAAGAAATTTAGCTTTAGGGCTATGAGTAGCTTATTTTATAAAGGCTACAATTTTTACGAAGCGATGCACAAATTGTGTAAAGACATGAAACAGTGAGGGGGGTGTGCTGTGAATCTTTGGCTTTTACGTTTTTGTACGTCATATAAATCTAACATGTGTCTTGGTTTGCCACATAAATTAGTTTTGGTCTgattgtggttgtttttttttttttttgctgatgtcAACAATTAATTGAATTCATGTTcttgttctaaaaataaaaagaacattatcATGACCCATACAAAGGCTGAGTCACAGATCAGCCAGACTGCATTCCGTCAACAATCGTCATTAATCAGTAACCGTTAGAGCCAGATGCACAAGGCACAACCACAGACTACAAAGGAatcaatgattttattctattattttaCACAAGAAAACCAGCTGGGACGTACGGTATGCAGTTGTGTTTGATAacaccaaataaaatccagcccAATGAATCACCTTCAAAAGTCATGAAAATCTTGAATTGCTTTAGGCTTTGACGCGAAATCGTTTAATTTCTGATAGTTTTGTGCCCCACTGTTCCACCgcttagttttgtgttttattgagttTCATATCTTTCACTATTCTACTTTCTTCTTTCAATTGAAGACAGTATTATCTATGGGCAATCTGTACTTCAATCTAGCAATAAATGCACTTTACGCATTTGCTATTGTAcatctttaatgcatttttcatttattgctttattatgtttgtttttttttccttgtttttcattttgtgacgGCCATGCTGCTGGCCTYTCATGCCCTTGTGTGTAATGTGTGTTAAAATTCAAAATCTGTATATAAATCaggctaaaacaaaaaaagtaatgaaaatatcagtaaaatacAACTGTACTGTGGGTTCAGATGTAGGGAAGAAAAGTAGCCTCATGAGAATatgcctatttttttttttggtttttttagaCATACAACACTGACTTTTTATCCTGTGcaattaaatgtgaattttgtttaaaaaaaaaaaattcaccagcaaaaaatgtgttatgaCCAGCTAGTGACCCAAGCCAAAGCAATCagcactgcactgcaaaaacacacaatcttaccacatatttttggtttagattTTAGTTAGTACACTTAAattaagacaaagctaacttacaagtaactagttatatgagcttgtttaaagtcaataattcctgtTGGTGAAAAGTTCTAGAGATTAGATTTCTACAGATTATAAAATATCTTGCTGTAAGTGAattaatctaccagtggaaccagtttgttttcatcaatatgtTCACTTGAAACATCTTGATGAAGAGCTAATTGTAGCTCAGTTTTtcctatttcaagtgtatttgcaccataaactagaccaaaaatacctggtaagattttctctttttgcagtGTCGATTGATTCCTTCTTCATGGCATCAAATTTAGCTTAAAAAGTggtgctgttttctttttgttgttgttgttgttttgtttaacaaGACCCAGCGTTGCCTCAGAACAAACGCTGCCTGCCGTCCTGGACCCAGCAGCCTTGAGCAGTTCTGCGGTCAGCGTCCAGATGTGAACCAGCTCTGTTCTCCCTCCACTACAAACACCTCTCCGCCTGGTGTAACCTGGAGACGCAGCTGCGATCGCAAATGATTTCATGTTCCCCCCCATATAGTCAGGAATTTTCCAGtcctctctctgctccttcCACGAACGCAACAGTCGAACAATAATGGTTCAAATATGTAACAGGAAATGGATTTGGgagatatgaaaaaaataaaaaataaaataaaaagcaaggaTGAAATGATTCAAACAGAATCATCCCACATGCCTCCAGAAAGGTGAAATCCCCTGCGCCGTTGAGAAGGAAGTCTTACTATTCTGTCAGCTGACATCAAAACAGTGTGAGGAATCTGCTGCTAAATGATAGCTTTGAGATACACAAGACTCTTTGTTTAAACACACCCAGTTGGAGAGCTAAACCACGGATTGGTGTGTGTGAAGGTCAGGGgatttcaacaacaacaacaacaaaagtatGTATAAACCAAAGCATGGAGTTTTGCTTTCGCCTGTTTTCATATGAAGCCGGTCTGAACGAGTTAGGCGCAGCAGGTGCAAGTTGGAGCAAATATGGAAGATGGCGTCTGATTCAGCTCCACCTGCCCCCCATCAGGGCAGCCTGGGAGAAAACCTGGAGCAGAGCGGGTGGTGTGCTGATAAAACCGGCCATTAGGATGGAGACAGGAACTCCTCCTCTGAAAAGAGCMGATTATTTGCGAGTGTACGTGAATAAACTTCATCAGGACTTGCATAACAATGTTTTTCGAATGTCTGCGACAACAAAtgggcttgttttgtttttctttttttttcttttatcagagAAATCTCCTTTTAAGGGTTTCTATGTCAATGACTATGGGGTTACTCTGAAGCAACTGgtaactttttacatttttatattgaatgtTTTCTTAATCGCTCgctaataaaatgcaaaaatagtaagcaaatcccccccccccccccccccccccccaaaaaaaagggggtagcgggaaccaaataaaacatgatttggaggtctttttttttttttcttcgtcaGGGTGTGTGCCATTTTCTTCCTGTGTGAACAGGAAGACAGAAAACCACCGAGCGTGTTACCATGTGTGGCAGACAGTTGGAGATGTCAGGTTTTTGGATTTTCAATTTTCGGTACAAATTTGCTCAACGGTGCTGTGGCGAAGAAATTCCCCCCTTAGAGAGTTCCTCTGTTCTTGGTTTTTTGACCACGAGGCAAATTCTTATACAAGGCAAATAGAAGCAGAGTACAAATGCAGAAGACCGTTTTCAAATaaggatttaatttattaaactagAAGTCAATTTCACCAACCTGGCCTGATGTGAAAAGTATTTGCCACGGAAGTCTGACAACAGGAAGCAAGTTAAAAGAGCTACAACACGATGCCCTGAGTTAAGGAAACTTAAGGTCGAATGGGAAGCAAATTCATTGACATTTATCAGTCTGAAGAGTCGTTTCAAAGGCATTGGGACTCCAGCTTGGGTTGAAGTTAAGTTTGGTTTGGAGAGCCCACAACGGACAAAAGTGGgactacatttttcttttccaacaatCAAAACTTACCGTGTGTGTATTTAATGACAaaattctaaatgaaaattttgTCAAAAAGTTTAGGTAATCCCAATCAGAGCTAACATTagggaacaaaaacaacctCCAAAGCTATGCAGACATATTACATCATGAAGGGACAGGATAatggttttagattttttatttttttcagctttcgTTTGGACACTCCTACTCCTACTTGCCTCATCCTGTCCCTCTTCTACGACTCCACGACCTCAACTAACACCGTGTTTGTCTGCTACTTAAGCAGCGATGATAAACTTATTCCCAGTTTTAgaacacaaatgaaaatgaacttaAGAAAAGTACACAGGAAGTGACTGACtgactttatttgttgttttttcttggaTAGTTTTGATATTCAGAtatgatctttttatttttatttttattttgaacagactTTCTcctaaaatgtttcctttttgcaaTAAAGAAATGTGACGGTCACTGATTTGAACTGATCAGGCAGGTTAATCATTGATGCGTGTACAGTGTAACGACAGGCTGCATTTAATGTTCTGAGTCCTGAACACAcccaaaaaacccaaacacactCTATGCAAAGTCTGCATATAGAGGCATGGAGGCAGTGCTTGCTAACCTGCTGTAGTCATTCTGCTTGGTCCTGTGTTATCATGACATTGTTTCCTCCACCATGGAAAAAATCTGCTAAATTGCTGCATTTTGCTAAATTCTGAACTAACCTTTtagggttttttccccccctaacTTTTTCAGCCTCCTTTCTGCTTTCTTTAAGGAATGTTGGTTAATTTAACCAGCTCCtctttattgcttgttttttcaAATCACGATGAGCTGATTCTCCCTTTATCTCCCTTTAGCGTGCAGAATAAAGAACTGCCAAGACAGCCTCGATTTTCTTTTGATCGTCTTGATCGTCAGCGTGAACCTGAGTTTCCTCAACTGGCTGACCATTGTTCCCAGTTTGGCCTGCTTTGACGACTCATCGCTGGACCTGTAGCTCCGTGGCTCCAGAGATCCATGAGAAGAAGGCAACCAACCGGACAAGCCCCCAAACTCACAAAAGGTGAGAATAAAACTGATgcgctttttcttttttgggtaaataaaattttttttttttaaatgcattttgaccaCCAGCTCCTTTGACTTGGAACCGACCGGCCTATCGGGAAACCTCCCTAACCTGGACTCCGGTGAACCACTGTGAGAGCCATCATGCACAAATGAAAAATTCCCTTGAAACTTAACCCAAGAGGACATCAACGAGGTCAGaaaagaacccagaacaacatCCACAGCTCTTCAagcctcagttaaggtcagagttcattatttgacaaaaagaaagagaggcTGGGCAAAAATGGCCTCCGTGGGAGAGctccaaagcaaacaaagagcactggtttttaaaaagaatgcAAGGCCTGTctcacatttgcaaaaaaacaacatcttgaTGACTGACAAGAGAAttgggaaaacattttgtagACTAGAGAGGAAAGAACTACAGCTGTTTAGAAGGTGTGTATCCTCTCACATCTGGCCTGAAACTAACAGAGTGGTGCACAAAATGGGGGCAATTCCTCCTGCATGACTCACCAATGAACTGTTGAGGTAACTTTACCAGGTCATCACCACTCCTGGAAAAATTCAACATCGCTCTGTTcaagttcaagtttatttttattttattttttgcatattaatgaacatttacatataaatatgtGACCAGGTGGTGAGCTTCCATCCCTAATCCCATTGATGAGTTGATGTTAAAGCACATAAataaagtgattaaaaacactCCATAAAATAACACTATGGaataagaaatgcataaaacaacctttttaaTAACATTAGCCTCTGGTGTTTCCATGAGCCTGGTAAAAATCTAAGGGATAAACAAAGATTTGGGCTTTGAGAAGAAACCACACAACATCCTGTaggatggttttttttttcttcctttctttcttttactgtatttcttCTCGCTGTGTGTCCATAAAAACGTCAGCGCTCCCAGCTGGACGTAAGAGTCCAGATCGGCTGCTCTTGGTTTACAGAAGCCATTCTCTGCATACCTGCCAGAAACACAACCgcaggagagacagagagagagagaaaaatgactgAGAACCTCATAATTATCACATTTCTAGggcagatatttttttgtgtaaatattatGCATGTCATGCTCCTCTGGTTTCATAAAACAATGATTGCCCGGAGGCGTTTGTATAAAATAACGGGGGCGGCTTGCGAAACGTTTATGACTTGAaatgctccaaaaaaaaaatcgaggATTCGGGAATTAAAACTTCCTGAACCCTTCTATCCCGCTCTGCTACGTGGCTGTGGGGGTCAGCAGGAGAGAATTTCCAAGGAaccctttccttttttttttttttttaagcagtgcTTATCGGGCCAAAAGGTGTTTCTGCTGACCTGGAGTCTATTTGTCCTCATCAGGGGCCTCCTTCGCATTCTGCCCTTTTTAGGGCTCATCCgtagaaaaccaaaacaaacagacgCCCTCAYGGTTTTTGTGGCTTGTATTAGGTTTCTTGTTTTCAGTCCAAAGTGTCTCATGATTTTATCAGATGAGCTGTATGCAGGCCACAGAGAGGCATGCAGGGTTCCCATGAGCGTCTCCCACACGGCGCTTTAACAGCTCTTCAGATCCGTATCCAAAAACGTTCCTGGAACGTGAGGCCGAGGTGCCAGTCACACGTTCGTAAATGCTGatggatatttttcaaaaaggcAAAASTAAAGAGATGGTAACTGAAGATGAGCTGATTCAGAGCCTTACAAAAATTATTGTAACCCTAATATTTTTTAAGTCAGGTTTAATAGGAYatttcagcagcaaagtgcTTTATCATAAAAACATTGTAGTCACCAATTATGAAGTGAYATCATCAAACTAATACACATCAGATGTAATGATGATTGTTCCACTTGCTGCTATTCAGAGGAAACTGAACAGGTGAGCTTTTagcctggatttaaaggaagtcgATACTTTGGcagctttgcagttttctagaagtttttctaaaagaatCTAATCTAGAAGATCCAGAAGCTCCRAGCTTCCGAGCTTCTGTTCTCAGAGGAGAACAGAAGCTGAACTCTCTGTTTGGTTCGCATTGCATTGAATTCTATGTAGGATTATCAGAGTGTTGGGATCTGAATAAGTATGCAGATCTTTTATTTGGAATTATCACACCGATCCATCACGTCTAATACCAGATATATTGAATTTTCTGCTTGTAACGTGACAAGGTTCAAGCggtgtgaatgcttttgcaagacACCGGCAGATGTTYGTAATACGAAAGACGCACGAGYGGCTCCCGCTAACTCRCCCACAGAGAGCCGTGTGTTAAAGGGTAACGGAGAAGGCCARAGGATGAGGGGAAGCTYGAACCCTGAGGAggaatacaaaaacaaaacggccTCCAGCGTGTGGAGACGCATCAAAGCACTGAAAGACTACAAAGACAGAACCCCACAGTCAGCAATAACACTGCTCATGTTGTTTCTTACAACATGAGCCAGGTGAGAGACTTAGACAGCAGAAGGGCACATAAATATCATTTCCAAGAATTTTAAGCRGTCTGGTCTCGGATTAGCTTTSCTAGcaagaagagagagaggagaggagagcttCCTTCACTTACAAAATACACccagagccggcccaaggcattATGGGGGTTAAGATGTTGCTCAGGGCCTCCACAACACCAGGGGGCCCCATAGAGCATCAAGCTAgcatgattaaaaacatttatatgtgtttaaaataaMATTGAATAAGACAAACTAAGGGCTATtacacacaagaaaaaacatttttctatattattttataggtgacccctcccgaccccactgagggacaagggtgtaagaaaatggatggatggatggattttatagGTGGTAAACAAATAATAGATTAatctctctgctgtttgttgCTGCCGCTGTTGCTGAAATACAAGATATAAAACTTGTTaacttgtttactgtaaatttagtgTTTATCAGCTAATGTTAGTTTcaagtaaatgaaataatatgcAACTGAATATTTccccaatttattttatttttttagttcacCACTCCTGTAAGGTTAAAGTAGCAATAATAACACTAGCATGATGTAAGCTAAGTACAAGTTATGCTAGTGATAGTAGGTAAGTTACACACATAGAGTAGGTTAGGAATGAAAAAGCATCTGGTGTTGATGGGTTGGTATGGGGGGAAGGGGCTATCAAATGAAAATCTTCTCTGGGCCCCAAAAGGACTTTCGCCGGCCCTGGACACATCGCTATCTACCCTTCAAACCCAGTTAATGAAGAGAGCTTAATGtttatcaaacaaaaagaaactgaatataacatcTGGTCAACTGGGACCTGTCCTCCTTTCTTCTATAGCGGTGACCTTGTGGAGTGATTTTCCACAACTTAAGTACCTGAGattcaacaaaacaaaggagcTCTTGTGATCGCTCAACATCGTACATATTGAAGAAAGCTCAAGTGAGAACCTTTCTGCATGAGAAAACCCAAACAGACCAACATTTCCTGCAGAGGCTCCTCAAGAATTCACAGAATGTCCAGAAAAATGTAAGACAGATTAGGAGAGGCCGGATCCCACCCTGGACACAGGCTTTCTGTCCCTGTCCTGCAAGAGAAGGACGCTGTTTCAACgacagcagaaggaaaacataGTTTATTATGGTGCTTGATAAGTCTTCCAGTGTTtctttggttaaaatgttgtttgtggggACAGGTGATAAGAGAGCAGGCTTCTTGG
It encodes the following:
- the LOC103468349 gene encoding prostaglandin E2 receptor EP1 subtype-like; the protein is MEIKPDSNSSGFNSNINSSTMAPEVDCPYNSVPSNPIIASLTMTLGILFNVVALIILIKAYTRFRRRSKATFLLFASSLVVTDLTGHVVSGGLVLRRYSTANLTSLDGPRDPDSPCQFLGGCLVFFGLCPLFLGCAMAAERCLGVTKPLLHARLVTTARTKIALSMIWFLALCVALLPVFQLGDYTYQYPGTWCFIKVMDTNAKDLTFVMLFSGLALSSLVLAFICNTISGMTLIRARLKKNSCSQRFSARSHDTEMVVQLVGIMVTSCICWSPLLVFSLMSAARSYTKLSLGEELTCTYSKLMMTGVRMATFNQILDPWVYILLRRAILRKIYRITKKQASFRGSTFRSVRWDVSSLQKPDSIPVKKT